Below is a genomic region from Culicoides brevitarsis isolate CSIRO-B50_1 chromosome 2, AGI_CSIRO_Cbre_v1, whole genome shotgun sequence.
CAGCACGTTGTTCCGCAACAGACAAATCGTCGAATTCACGACCCGAATAAGACTTTCCTGTGGTATCCTCATCTTCGGCAAAGACACCGATGCGACGGCAAATGGCTTCAGCAGTGGCTTTGTTGTCGCCCGTGATGACAATGACACGAATACCAGCAGCACGGCAACGAACAATGGAGTCGAAGACTTCTTTACGTGGGGGATCCAACATACCAACGACACCAACGAACGTGAGATTGACTTCGTATTGGTAGAATTTGGTGGCATCGTTCAAATCCATCTCTTCGGGCTTGCATGGGTTGTCGGCAGTAGCCAAAGCCAAGCAACGCAAGGTATCGCGTCCAGTACCGTATTGACGTGTGAGATCGAGAATGCGATTTTTGAGGGTTTGTGTGAGAGGGACCTTGTTGGTGCCGACACGAGCATGTGTGCAACGTTCCAAAACACCTTCGGGAGCACCCTTGACGAACAATTTTGGTCCGGTTCCGAGACGAGAGGATTTCAATGGGACACAATAACTTGACATGGATTTACGATCGCGAGAGAATTCCAAGGTGAATTCCTTCTTCCATTTCGTTTCAATTTCCGTGCGAACGCAGATGGCGGCGGAACGACGATCCAATCCAGTCTTTGTCACGTTGAAGGGGTTCATTTTCTCAGCCAAGACAATCAAGGCGGTTTCAGTAGCTTCACCGACTTTCTCGAAGGCTTGTTTGAATTCGTTGAAATCGATGGCGGAATCGTTGCACATGATGCAAATTGTGCCGAGTTCTTGCAAAGCATCATAATCGGAAGCCTTAACGCGAGATCCATTTTGGAAGACGTCTCCAATAGGTTCGTAAGTTGAGCCAGTAATCTCGAATTCGGTGAAGGAACTGTCATTACCCTCGACCTTTTCGAAGACAAACATGCGGGAGACGGACATTTGATTGGTGGTAAGTGTGCCAGTTTTGTCGGAGCAGATGACGGAGGTGCAACCAAGAGTTTCGACAGAGGGCAAGGAACGCACGATAGCATTCTTCTTCGCCATACGACGTGTACCGAGAGCCAAGCAAGTCGTAATTACAGCGGGCAAACCTTCGGGAATGGCAGCGACAGCAAGAGCAACGGCAATTTTGAAGTAGTAGATGGCACCCTTGATCCATGAGCCACCGTGCGCGGGATCGTTAAAGTGACCAATATTGATAGCCCAGACAGCGACGCAAATGACGGAGATAACTTTGGACAATTGTTCGCCGAATTCGTCCAATTTTTGTTGCAAGGGCGTCTTAATTTCCTCAGTTTCGGCCATTTCTGTGCGGATTTTACCGATGGCGGTAGCCAAACCGGTTCCGATGACGATACCGCGAGCTTTACCAGCAGCTACATTGGTACCGGAGAACAAAATGTTCTTCTTGTCTTGATTGACGGCACGTGGATCGGGAATGGCATCGGTGTGCTTGATGACGGAGACAGATTCACCGGTCAAGATGGACTGATCGATACGGATTGTCGTGGAATAGATCTTGATGAGACGGATATCGGCGGGAATTTTGTCGCCGACAGACACTTCAACGACGTCACCGGGCACAATTTCCTTGGCGCGCACCTTTTGGACGCCAGCTTTGTCGGCACGAATGACTTTGCCCATCTCGGGTTCGTATTCTTTCAATGCTTCGATGGCGGATTCGGCATTCCGTTCTTGCCAGACACCGACGACGGCATTTgcgatcaaaattaataaaataacgaaTGGTTCTACGAATGCTTCAACACCTTCATGTTCTTCAAATAAGGCTAATACCtacgaaaaataagaaaattttcattaaaaactgtcacaaaaatgcacgaaaatcaactttttttgacgcgaaattcgattttaattagaaaaacgtgtaaaacacaaaaattacgacgaaaaaacaaaagattcacatttttcatctaacctattatcaattatttaagCAAGAAAAacatcttaaatttattatattatgaaaattttcataaaaaaaaaaatttttttttcatctcggTGCCCAagcactaatttttttttctttctttctaaaaataagTCAGCATTTATTAGCAAGCACCGCAATATTTGTTGGATGCGACACCAAATATGTTTGTCTTCTCGTGTCGTGTCGTTTTGaaggttaaaaatatttgttcgcgATCTCTCgcgcgcgcaaaaaaaaaagttgatcttCTTCCGgattttttccacatttttcatcaaaaaaaacgtATACTTACAAATGAAATAATGGCGgccaacaacaaaattttaactaaaagatCATCGAATTGCTCAAGGACTAACTGCCAGATAGTTTTGCCtggaaaagagaaatttttttatgatcagTGCCAACTTTCTTTCATCATCGAATAAAATGTAAGCTTTTTATCGgtttttacgattatttttatcattatcgtaataaaaataataaaagtcgaGCACTTTTATCTTTCAATcgaaatgcaaatatttgcacATTTTTCGTGCTGctactataaaattttattttaataaaaaaaagttcaaagaaaacgatttttttacgatttacaagaaaaaaaaatataaaaaattacacaaaaacagGTGAAAGAGtgattaataaacattttataattacaaatagtacaaaaaaaaaattacgagaaaaaataaatagaacgaaaaataaaaaattaatcttgaataaatattacatCACATTTTGCATTCGCTCGCAGCGAAATAAgtaagaagagaaaaattctgtatgccaagaaaatattttattattattaaccgGAGTGTGTCAAGTCAAGAgtcttgacaaaaaaattatttatttttcgagaagaaaataaaaattaaataacaaaacagattttttaaatgcgacgcgattattatataataattaaaaaatttcgttgcgattttttttttgtttttttttttcttttgacaaatatttacgataatgacaaaaataataagtgggtcaataaaatatttgtaaagttcattttttttgttcattttttgttactcACCCTCTTCAGCAGGAAgttctgtaaagaaaaaagtaaaaataaaaaaaattattagatttttgtgtaaattaattaaattgaaaaaattaaagaaattttgttggatgtaaaaaaataacctgTAACTGTGTCATTTTTATGCATATATATGCGatgcatttaataaaaaatgtagataattaaattttccagcTCATTCAACGGGAAAAGTTGTCAATGGAGCGCGGACATCTTTTAGCGAGTGATGTACTATGGAGCGTTCGATCATTAGGGAGATGCATTTTAggttttaaggttttttctccggtttttttttgttttatataataattaatattaataataattaatataattaaaatatactttttaaatatgaaaattatgaaattaaaaaattttttaaaaataaattttaaaatacatttttatgagttgattgagaaaaaaaaaatttatttattcaacatttttttttttattttaaaaaaattaaatatttttttcaaattaaatttaaattattttaaaaattaatttaatttaaatttttttaaatcatctcataattattatttatttaaattttatttaaatttatttattttttttaattttaaattaaatttgattttatttataattttttttttttaaaaaaataatttaaatttataatatttaaaaaatttattttttttttcaaattaaatttaaattattttaaaaattaatttaattttgttttcaaatttaattaatatttttttaaattatttaaaaaaaattaattaaattatttttatttatttaaattaaatttgaatttatttatttaattttttttataaaaaaaataatttataatttttagaaataatttcataattttttaaatgttaaatttataatatttaaaaaattttattattattttttttttattaaatttttaaaaattacaaattagcaattaaaataaatttttaaaatttctattaaaaatgcattgcAATTATATCCTCAAGTCttgaatttaagtcaaaattaatattttttgacaaaaattcatcttCCAACTTTTGAcatcaagtaaaattttctcaaattcatCACTGCCAGCATATTTTATCATGCCGAACATCAGTTCTCATGTAAAAaaacgttatttttttaagtgtaaTTGATTTTCTTTCCATCTTCcggttgaaatttattaacctTCACTCGTGTTTTACGCCTACCTTTCGTTCTAAAGCaagaaaagcgaaaaaaatgtgaataaaatgtaagaaaaacaaaaacaaacacatttcatacaaatacacgagaaaaaaacctCTTTCGAGTTATTTGTGGATGTGGAAAGAAAAGCATATGGCATTTCCTTTTGTACTGCTTTCACGAGAAAAGTTGCTGTAAAACCGACAAATCGAGTGAAAAAGGGACTGCCATCAATCACTCACTTGGCGGAGACTCGAATTTCCGCGTCAAATCAGGAAATCCATCGGACACCCTACGATCGAGTGTCGATTGAtgattaataaagaaaatataatgaCGCAAAAGAGACtcgattgtttattattattagtattgGTTCAATGTGTGTATTGGCGAGCTGCTGACTGGAGAAACACACAAAGAAAGATGATTTGCCTTTTGAGAAgcgaatagaaaaaaaagtttacgtTCGAGACGAGAATTGAATTGAGTGACGTATTTGCTCTTGAAATGGCAATTAAGATGGGAAAAACATATGGCCAAGTGTGTCGTAATGGAATGCACATCAAATAAATGACTTGAGGGGCACATGGAAACAGAGATCGGGGATTTGGTGAAAGGGGGTTTTGGATTGAGTGACGTCTGATGGTCTcgtttgaaagaaatttgcttgaaTTTGATCGAAATCGAGCTTTGAATGATTATTTTAGGTCAGAAATTGACAATTAGTGTCTTCCTGTTTATTgtttaatgtcaaaaattgtctttttattgACTCTTGAGAcgattttaagcattttaaaaaatttaagataattttttgaatcaacttttgtcataaaaatatttttggatcaattttttaaagaaaaatcagttTGATAAggctcaaaaattacaaaaaatcattcggAGAAGTGTATATTGGAGGTCATTGTCCTCAATTTACTTGTTGTTTGTCTTTCttgaagcttttaaatttaaattttaattctaaaaattgaagttcaactcaaatctcaaaaattctttgataatttagctcaatttttgaatattttttagattttatttcaattttcttttaaattttttttttcttttaaatctttagaatttagctaaaatttttaaaatattttaacgctccaagttgaattttttgtaaaaaatcctaattttcacccaaaattttaaaaaattcatgaggGTATTAAGggtaattttagcttttttaaatctttaatttttatttttgacaaatttgaaatttttttttcaaaatctttcaaaaaaattgctattAAAGCcaaatttaatgtatttttaatttattgttcaaaaatacaaaatttataaaaattctttgtgaattaagaacaaaaaaaaatttttttgaagcttcaattatttttttttttgctaatttttgttttttaaacaggaaaaaaaaaataaaattttaaaaattctttggaaataatttaaaaatttaatgttcttgcagctt
It encodes:
- the LOC134829715 gene encoding calcium-transporting ATPase sarcoplasmic/endoplasmic reticulum type isoform X2, with amino-acid sequence MEDGHSKTSEEVINYFNVDPERGLTLDQVKRNQEKYGPNELPAEEGKTIWQLVLEQFDDLLVKILLLAAIISFVLALFEEHEGVEAFVEPFVILLILIANAVVGVWQERNAESAIEALKEYEPEMGKVIRADKAGVQKVRAKEIVPGDVVEVSVGDKIPADIRLIKIYSTTIRIDQSILTGESVSVIKHTDAIPDPRAVNQDKKNILFSGTNVAAGKARGIVIGTGLATAIGKIRTEMAETEEIKTPLQQKLDEFGEQLSKVISVICVAVWAINIGHFNDPAHGGSWIKGAIYYFKIAVALAVAAIPEGLPAVITTCLALGTRRMAKKNAIVRSLPSVETLGCTSVICSDKTGTLTTNQMSVSRMFVFEKVEGNDSSFTEFEITGSTYEPIGDVFQNGSRVKASDYDALQELGTICIMCNDSAIDFNEFKQAFEKVGEATETALIVLAEKMNPFNVTKTGLDRRSAAICVRTEIETKWKKEFTLEFSRDRKSMSSYCVPLKSSRLGTGPKLFVKGAPEGVLERCTHARVGTNKVPLTQTLKNRILDLTRQYGTGRDTLRCLALATADNPCKPEEMDLNDATKFYQYEVNLTFVGVVGMLDPPRKEVFDSIVRCRAAGIRVIVITGDNKATAEAICRRIGVFAEDEDTTGKSYSGREFDDLSVAEQRAACGRARLFSRVEPAHKSKIVEYLQSMNEISAMTGDGVNDAPALKKAEIGIAMGSGTAVAKSASEMVLADDNFSSIVAAVEEGRAIYNNMKQFIRYLISSNIGEVVSIFLTAALGLPEALIPVQLLWVNLVTDGLPATALGFNPPDLDIMDKPPRKADEGLISGWLFFRYMAIGGYVGCATVGGAVWWFMYCENGPQLSYYQLTHHLSCLGGGDDFKGIDCKIFNSPHPMTMALSILVTIEMLNAMNSLSENQSLVAMPPWSNMWLVGSMALSFALHFVILYVDVLSSVFQVTPLNGDEWITVMKFSLPVILLDEVLKFVARKISDANDKVVDTWKK
- the LOC134829715 gene encoding calcium-transporting ATPase sarcoplasmic/endoplasmic reticulum type isoform X1, which gives rise to MEDGHSKTSEEVINYFNVDPERGLTLDQVKRNQEKYGPNELPAEEGKTIWQLVLEQFDDLLVKILLLAAIISFVLALFEEHEGVEAFVEPFVILLILIANAVVGVWQERNAESAIEALKEYEPEMGKVIRADKAGVQKVRAKEIVPGDVVEVSVGDKIPADIRLIKIYSTTIRIDQSILTGESVSVIKHTDAIPDPRAVNQDKKNILFSGTNVAAGKARGIVIGTGLATAIGKIRTEMAETEEIKTPLQQKLDEFGEQLSKVISVICVAVWAINIGHFNDPAHGGSWIKGAIYYFKIAVALAVAAIPEGLPAVITTCLALGTRRMAKKNAIVRSLPSVETLGCTSVICSDKTGTLTTNQMSVSRMFVFEKVEGNDSSFTEFEITGSTYEPIGDVFQNGSRVKASDYDALQELGTICIMCNDSAIDFNEFKQAFEKVGEATETALIVLAEKMNPFNVTKTGLDRRSAAICVRTEIETKWKKEFTLEFSRDRKSMSSYCVPLKSSRLGTGPKLFVKGAPEGVLERCTHARVGTNKVPLTQTLKNRILDLTRQYGTGRDTLRCLALATADNPCKPEEMDLNDATKFYQYEVNLTFVGVVGMLDPPRKEVFDSIVRCRAAGIRVIVITGDNKATAEAICRRIGVFAEDEDTTGKSYSGREFDDLSVAEQRAACGRARLFSRVEPAHKSKIVEYLQSMNEISAMTGDGVNDAPALKKAEIGIAMGSGTAVAKSASEMVLADDNFSSIVAAVEEGRAIYNNMKQFIRYLISSNIGEVVSIFLTAALGLPEALIPVQLLWVNLVTDGLPATALGFNPPDLDIMDKPPRKADEGLISGWLFFRYMAIGGYVGCATVGGAVWWFMYCENGPQLSYYQLTHHLSCLGGGDDFKGIDCKIFNSPHPMTMALSILVTIEMLNAMNSLSENQSLVAMPPWSNMWLVGSMALSFALHFVILYVDVLSSVFQVTPLNGDEWITVMKFSLPVILLDEVLKFVARKISDGTNWLHSVHWIVLMWAVYFGLLLYGPF